One Ignavibacteria bacterium DNA window includes the following coding sequences:
- a CDS encoding GDP-mannose 4,6-dehydratase: protein MVKTALITGISGQDGSYLAELLLHKNYTVYGMVRHDITEKFERIEHIRDKLILRKADLLDQLSIIRLLEEANPDEIYNLASHSFVPTSWTQPILSADFNAISVTKMLEAVRLVNKKIRFYQASSSEMFGNVHDVPQNERTPFSPRTLYGAAKAYGHFVTVNYRENYNLFAVSGILYNHESPRRGLEFVTRKITNGVARIKCGLDDNIVLGNLSAERDWGFAGDYVEAMWLMLQQETPQDYVIATGVSHSVKDFCEIAFHRVGLEMHNHVVSDPKFFRKTDTFRLLGNASQAFTNLGWNAKTSFENLVIMMVDADCERIKKQLI, encoded by the coding sequence ATGGTGAAAACTGCACTCATAACCGGTATTTCTGGACAAGACGGGTCCTACCTTGCCGAACTATTATTGCATAAAAACTACACTGTTTATGGAATGGTTCGCCACGACATTACGGAAAAATTTGAACGCATTGAACACATCCGCGACAAACTCATTTTGCGTAAAGCGGATTTGCTTGACCAACTTTCTATTATCAGACTACTGGAAGAAGCAAACCCTGATGAAATTTACAATCTTGCTTCACATTCATTTGTTCCTACATCGTGGACGCAACCGATATTGAGCGCGGATTTCAACGCAATCAGTGTAACAAAAATGTTGGAAGCTGTGCGTCTCGTGAACAAGAAGATTCGTTTTTATCAAGCGAGCAGCAGTGAAATGTTCGGCAACGTCCACGATGTTCCACAAAACGAACGCACTCCGTTCTCTCCGCGAACGCTATACGGTGCGGCAAAAGCGTACGGACATTTTGTAACGGTAAACTATCGTGAGAACTATAACCTTTTCGCTGTTTCCGGAATTCTTTATAACCACGAATCGCCACGCCGCGGGCTTGAATTTGTTACAAGAAAAATTACAAACGGCGTAGCGCGAATTAAGTGCGGGCTTGACGATAACATTGTTCTTGGAAATTTATCCGCTGAACGCGATTGGGGATTTGCCGGAGATTATGTCGAAGCAATGTGGTTAATGCTACAACAAGAAACGCCGCAAGATTATGTTATTGCAACGGGTGTTTCCCATAGCGTAAAAGATTTTTGCGAAATTGCATTCCATCGTGTTGGATTGGAAATGCATAATCACGTAGTAAGCGACCCCAAATTTTTCCGGAAAACGGATACATTTCGTTTGCTTGGAAACGCTTCTCAAGCATTTACTAATCTTGGATGGAATGCGAAAACATCGTTTGAAAATCTTGTAATAATGATGGTGGATGCTGATTGTGAACGAATAAAAAAACAATTGATATAA
- a CDS encoding class I SAM-dependent methyltransferase, translating to MSEKNISCILCSSCSIHQIPFGYKFKKKWLQAMKCKQCGMIFIHPQPTSQELVELYSRDYFERGEYRCGHAGNCFEEEGERIISHELLEKISRQQPRGTFLDVGCASGHLLNAVREKGYETYGVELSDEAAQNARNKFGLNVITGDVLSANYEQNFFDTVFIGDVLEHIPNPVSVMKEIHRISKPNARVIILCPTQTNTLFSRFGFFAYRILRKNATVNLPPYHLLEFRPTSIKYLLIQNGFTVVEIQSTAMKPSEIALRNSLLHNLAKKFFQYPNYVLTRTLNVFGDRITMIAQKNNSE from the coding sequence ATGAGTGAAAAAAATATTTCTTGCATCCTTTGTTCGTCATGCTCCATCCATCAAATTCCTTTTGGTTACAAGTTCAAAAAAAAATGGCTTCAAGCAATGAAATGCAAACAGTGCGGAATGATTTTCATTCATCCGCAACCAACATCGCAAGAACTTGTTGAATTATACTCGCGTGATTATTTTGAACGCGGAGAATATCGTTGTGGTCACGCGGGAAATTGTTTTGAAGAAGAAGGTGAACGAATAATTAGCCATGAACTTCTTGAAAAAATTTCTCGACAGCAACCCCGTGGAACGTTTTTGGATGTTGGATGCGCAAGCGGGCATCTCCTGAACGCAGTCCGTGAAAAAGGTTACGAAACGTACGGCGTTGAACTTTCCGATGAAGCAGCTCAAAATGCGAGAAATAAGTTCGGACTCAACGTGATTACCGGTGATGTACTTTCTGCAAACTATGAACAGAATTTTTTCGATACCGTTTTCATAGGCGACGTACTTGAACATATTCCCAATCCCGTTTCTGTAATGAAAGAAATTCATCGCATTTCAAAACCGAATGCCCGTGTTATTATATTATGCCCAACACAGACGAACACGCTATTTTCACGCTTTGGCTTTTTTGCTTATCGCATTCTACGAAAAAATGCAACGGTAAATCTTCCGCCGTATCATTTGTTGGAATTTCGTCCGACAAGCATAAAATATTTACTTATACAAAATGGATTTACCGTTGTTGAGATACAAAGTACTGCGATGAAGCCGTCGGAAATAGCTTTGAGAAATTCATTACTTCATAATCTTGCAAAGAAATTTTTTCAATATCCCAATTACGTATTAACACGCACGCTCAATGTGTTCGGAGACAGAATAACAATGATTGCACAAAAAAATAATTCTGAATGA
- a CDS encoding T9SS type A sorting domain-containing protein encodes MLYRYLLFVLVLFSGIKLFAQEAERSPFKPTDIPISSSQFSEEQWDVQFDYDLQALSGLGSAGAEYAGDIFYVTKWNRNMFLRFASDGTFIDSLPLGNYSGATGVRDLAWDGQYLYGGIAAGNMIAVIDPTIMSVISTITTSVASIRSIAYDQIRDGFWVSGWNDALTCVSRTGTVIATMTNVLTAKYGSAYDPYTPEGPFLWVWDQSQGQGFPQLIHQFDLTTLQATGVTFDIKTKITTAGANAIAGGLFITKGLAMGKATLGGVFQGAPDRLFGLELANTESGPLNPFVINSPEAGITVTTFPGSHDDITFAWDTAAAGATYNWVFGTALPQRLLTQFSSTNSLTMTLGELDEILNDAGVAQGESLVGSWDIWAYRNNAENDSLKSTNGPRAITLKRELPTLSPFNLYSPPSGATLVTSSNNSSTVMINWGSSGPGVMYQWKFGIPSIATPVFTMISNNDGLDTMMTMKNYEVDATLASFGLNPGDSVIGQWAVWGYAGNDSLKSAQTFDLTLKRQGRGEVLVTYDSTITDSRTSLDSVTAVLARYGITYEIMNRGTISSTISFSLRDFKKVIWLGENTSTASAVQRDSIKAYLSGGTSGMKSKLIVFSEDIGWQHGRPGSSNLDLDFLNNYLGVDYLADRPTSGANQGLVGVEINSGIADSTIGVYPEVLGPYIGTNWVPLYQFRGLDSLNAIGNLTDNFTVATFGVDISSLRPAIDSPPGSPVERFVIGALNFVDGIVGVRDNNSSAPSQYVLLQNYPNPFNPATKIQYSLAGTQLVTLKIYDILGREIRTLINKTQDAGYYTIEFDASNLPSGTYIYKLSAGSFVSTQKMMLVK; translated from the coding sequence ATGTTGTATCGTTATTTACTTTTCGTTCTCGTGCTTTTTTCTGGAATAAAGTTATTTGCTCAGGAAGCAGAGAGAAGCCCGTTCAAACCAACGGATATTCCTATTTCTTCAAGTCAGTTTTCAGAAGAACAATGGGATGTTCAGTTTGATTATGATTTACAAGCGCTTTCAGGTTTAGGAAGCGCCGGAGCAGAATATGCCGGCGACATATTTTATGTTACCAAATGGAACAGAAATATGTTCTTGCGTTTCGCATCCGACGGAACATTTATAGATTCATTGCCATTAGGTAATTATTCCGGCGCAACCGGCGTTCGGGATTTAGCGTGGGATGGTCAATATTTATACGGAGGAATTGCCGCAGGAAATATGATTGCTGTTATTGACCCGACAATAATGTCAGTTATTAGCACAATTACAACGTCTGTTGCGAGTATCCGCTCTATTGCTTATGACCAGATTCGCGACGGATTTTGGGTAAGCGGTTGGAATGATGCTCTCACTTGTGTAAGCAGAACCGGAACAGTTATTGCAACGATGACCAATGTATTAACAGCAAAATATGGTTCTGCGTACGACCCCTATACCCCCGAAGGTCCGTTTTTGTGGGTATGGGACCAAAGTCAAGGACAAGGTTTTCCCCAGCTGATTCATCAATTTGATTTGACAACGCTTCAAGCAACAGGGGTAACGTTTGACATCAAAACGAAAATTACTACAGCAGGAGCAAATGCAATTGCAGGCGGTTTATTCATCACCAAAGGATTGGCTATGGGAAAAGCAACACTTGGCGGCGTATTTCAAGGAGCTCCCGATAGATTATTCGGATTGGAATTAGCAAATACCGAATCAGGTCCGCTCAATCCTTTTGTCATAAATTCTCCCGAAGCCGGAATAACCGTAACAACATTTCCCGGTTCTCACGACGACATCACGTTTGCTTGGGATACCGCAGCAGCAGGAGCAACATACAATTGGGTATTCGGAACAGCGTTGCCGCAACGATTACTTACGCAATTTTCCTCAACTAATTCTTTGACGATGACATTGGGAGAATTAGATGAAATCCTAAATGATGCAGGCGTTGCTCAAGGTGAATCACTCGTTGGGTCTTGGGACATTTGGGCGTACAGAAACAATGCAGAAAATGACTCATTAAAATCTACCAACGGTCCACGCGCGATTACGTTGAAACGCGAACTTCCTACTCTTTCGCCGTTTAATTTGTATTCCCCTCCATCGGGCGCAACACTTGTAACGTCTTCCAACAATTCCTCAACGGTAATGATTAACTGGGGTTCTTCGGGTCCGGGAGTTATGTATCAATGGAAATTTGGAATTCCATCCATTGCTACCCCCGTGTTCACAATGATTTCTAACAATGATGGATTGGATACGATGATGACTATGAAGAACTACGAAGTTGACGCAACGTTAGCAAGTTTCGGATTAAATCCCGGAGATTCCGTTATCGGTCAATGGGCTGTGTGGGGCTATGCGGGCAACGATTCGTTGAAATCGGCGCAAACGTTTGACCTCACGCTGAAACGTCAGGGGCGTGGCGAAGTATTAGTAACATACGATTCAACAATTACGGATAGCAGAACAAGTCTTGATTCTGTAACCGCAGTTCTTGCAAGATATGGCATTACATACGAAATTATGAATCGCGGCACAATAAGTTCAACTATTTCTTTTTCATTACGCGATTTCAAAAAAGTAATTTGGTTAGGTGAAAATACGAGCACTGCATCTGCTGTACAACGCGACTCTATCAAAGCATATTTAAGCGGCGGTACTTCCGGTATGAAATCAAAACTAATTGTTTTTTCGGAAGATATTGGATGGCAACACGGACGTCCCGGTTCATCAAATCTTGATTTAGATTTCTTGAACAATTATTTAGGCGTTGACTATCTTGCAGACCGTCCAACATCAGGTGCAAATCAAGGATTAGTTGGTGTCGAAATTAATTCCGGCATCGCAGACAGTACCATTGGTGTCTATCCTGAAGTTTTAGGACCATACATCGGAACCAATTGGGTGCCATTGTATCAATTCCGCGGACTTGATAGTTTAAATGCAATTGGTAATTTAACCGATAATTTTACCGTTGCTACGTTTGGTGTTGATATTAGTTCATTACGACCTGCTATTGATAGTCCTCCCGGTTCACCCGTTGAACGCTTTGTCATTGGTGCATTGAATTTTGTAGATGGTATTGTTGGAGTAAGGGACAATAATTCTTCTGCTCCTTCTCAATACGTGCTTTTGCAAAATTATCCTAATCCGTTTAACCCAGCGACGAAAATTCAGTATTCGCTCGCAGGAACGCAGTTGGTAACGTTGAAAATCTACGACATTCTTGGACGAGAAATCCGTACGTTAATCAACAAAACACAAGATGCAGGATACTACACCATAGAATTTGATGCGTCAAATCTACCTTCGGGCACATACATTTACAAACTCTCTGCAGGGAGTTTCGTTTCAACGCAAAAAATGATGCTGGTAAAATAG
- a CDS encoding T9SS type A sorting domain-containing protein — protein MKPKFAFAISLSLPFFIAYFFITYHHNNDNGFFKEQENLDNDWFITQRSFPREDIPFQVLENAKSEMNTRFANKKTSGMWTLAGPTNIGGRITSLIIHPTNENIFFAGSASGGVWKTTDNGNTWTNIFNEHFSIGALSFDPTNPNCIYVGTGEANPAGVATYPGNGVWKTTNGGETWANIGLESTGHIGKIVVNPNYPQEIFVAALGLYRGKTQERGVFKSSNGGANWNRVLFLNDTTGATDIVFHPMNSSRMFAAMWTRYRTPRYSVISGVASGLFLSTNGGENWTQVTAGFPNNDENLGRISLAISSSNPNTIFALVADGVNVKGVYKSTNGGNDWHQVNDGAEMFESQVWYNNIIVVHPTNANVVWLGMTSFYKSTNGGTSFSDILSFDVHVDQHAMEYAPSNPNKIVLGNDGGIFVSTNGGTSWNKSLNLPITQFYAGTIDFQFSNKLLGGTQDNGTLRTSNSTHSSWSEIYGGDGFYCLVDPTDSNFVYAEYQNGGLGFSTDGGNSFEDGTNGIGANDRFNWSTPIAMDLQHPKTLYVGTQRVYRTKDNMQNWTAISGDLTYGNGGRVGTISTIDVSQTDSNVIYVGTDDSRVWVTTNGGTNWVNIDDSLPNRWATRVSVDPESANIAYVTLSGFNVYDFGGHIFRTTNFGATWSNIGESLPDIPINDVIVDEQNRSHLYIATDLNVMFTTNVGETWNILGENFPDVSVHDLTLHSPTRKLVAFTHGRSAFSYNIIMGAQEISNNIPSAVSLSQNYPNPFNPKTTIGFSMLAISNVTLKVFDILGREMATLLNNETKEAGKHEVEFDASALTSGMYVYRIFVTQHGKLCNTETKKFVVLK, from the coding sequence ATGAAGCCCAAATTCGCATTTGCAATTTCTCTTTCTCTTCCGTTTTTCATTGCATATTTTTTTATAACGTATCACCATAACAACGATAACGGATTTTTTAAAGAACAGGAAAACCTCGATAACGATTGGTTTATTACACAACGAAGTTTTCCGCGCGAAGATATTCCTTTCCAAGTTTTGGAAAACGCAAAAAGCGAAATGAACACACGCTTTGCAAATAAAAAAACGTCAGGAATGTGGACGCTTGCCGGACCAACAAACATTGGCGGGAGAATTACATCGCTTATTATTCATCCGACAAACGAAAATATTTTTTTCGCCGGCTCTGCTTCCGGCGGCGTATGGAAAACAACAGATAATGGGAACACGTGGACAAATATTTTCAACGAACATTTTTCCATCGGCGCGCTTTCGTTCGACCCGACAAATCCTAATTGTATCTATGTCGGAACGGGAGAAGCGAATCCTGCGGGAGTTGCAACGTATCCCGGAAACGGCGTATGGAAAACAACCAACGGCGGTGAAACGTGGGCAAACATTGGTTTGGAAAGCACGGGACACATCGGAAAAATAGTTGTCAATCCCAATTATCCGCAAGAAATTTTTGTTGCCGCGCTTGGTTTGTATCGCGGAAAAACACAAGAGCGCGGAGTGTTCAAGTCTTCCAACGGAGGTGCAAACTGGAATCGCGTTCTCTTTCTCAACGATACGACGGGAGCAACAGATATTGTTTTTCATCCAATGAATTCGAGCAGAATGTTTGCGGCAATGTGGACACGGTACCGAACGCCGCGGTACAGTGTTATTTCCGGTGTTGCAAGCGGACTTTTTCTTTCAACCAACGGAGGAGAGAACTGGACGCAAGTAACAGCCGGATTTCCAAATAACGATGAAAATCTTGGAAGAATTTCGCTTGCAATTTCGTCTTCAAACCCAAATACGATATTTGCGCTTGTTGCAGACGGTGTGAACGTAAAAGGAGTTTACAAATCTACGAATGGAGGAAATGATTGGCATCAGGTTAATGATGGCGCGGAAATGTTCGAGTCGCAGGTGTGGTACAATAATATTATCGTTGTTCATCCGACCAATGCGAACGTCGTTTGGTTAGGAATGACTTCGTTTTACAAATCCACGAACGGAGGAACTTCATTTTCAGACATTCTTTCATTTGATGTACACGTTGACCAACACGCTATGGAATACGCTCCATCGAATCCGAATAAAATTGTTTTGGGAAACGACGGCGGAATTTTTGTTTCAACCAACGGAGGAACATCGTGGAATAAATCATTGAATCTTCCGATAACACAGTTTTATGCGGGAACAATAGATTTTCAGTTTTCGAATAAACTTCTTGGCGGAACGCAGGATAACGGAACATTGAGAACAAGCAATAGCACCCACAGTAGTTGGTCTGAAATTTATGGAGGCGATGGTTTTTACTGTCTCGTTGACCCGACGGATTCTAATTTTGTTTATGCAGAATATCAAAACGGTGGTTTAGGATTTTCTACCGATGGCGGAAATTCGTTTGAGGACGGAACGAACGGAATAGGCGCCAACGACAGATTTAATTGGTCAACACCGATTGCAATGGATTTGCAGCATCCCAAAACATTATACGTAGGAACGCAACGCGTGTATCGTACAAAAGATAATATGCAAAACTGGACTGCCATCAGCGGCGATTTAACATACGGGAACGGTGGACGAGTGGGAACAATTTCTACGATTGATGTTTCGCAAACGGATTCGAATGTTATTTATGTCGGAACAGATGACTCGCGCGTGTGGGTAACAACCAACGGCGGAACAAACTGGGTAAACATTGACGACTCGCTTCCGAATCGTTGGGCAACGCGTGTAAGCGTTGACCCGGAATCTGCAAACATTGCGTATGTAACTCTTTCCGGTTTCAATGTGTATGATTTTGGAGGACATATTTTTCGAACAACCAATTTCGGTGCAACGTGGAGCAACATCGGCGAATCGCTCCCCGATATTCCTATCAATGATGTCATTGTGGACGAGCAAAATCGTTCGCATCTTTATATCGCAACGGATTTGAACGTTATGTTCACAACAAATGTAGGAGAAACGTGGAATATTCTCGGCGAAAATTTTCCCGATGTTTCCGTTCACGATTTAACGCTTCATTCACCGACGCGAAAACTTGTTGCGTTTACTCATGGACGGTCTGCGTTTTCGTACAATATAATTATGGGTGCGCAAGAAATTTCTAATAACATTCCTTCTGCGGTTTCACTTTCGCAAAACTATCCGAATCCGTTCAATCCGAAAACGACTATTGGCTTTTCGATGTTGGCAATTAGTAATGTTACGCTGAAAGTATTCGATATTCTCGGAAGAGAAATGGCAACACTATTAAATAACGAAACAAAAGAAGCGGGGAAACACGAAGTTGAGTTTGATGCAAGTGCTTTAACAAGCGGAATGTATGTTTATCGCATATTCGTTACACAACATGGTAAGTTGTGCAACACAGAAACGAAGAAGTTCGTAGTGCTTAAATAA